A genomic window from Micromonospora violae includes:
- a CDS encoding S8 family serine peptidase: MRLRTLTASLAVAVGLSLIQPLPASAAEPDPGAAANKIATNLKDRFRTEPASDFWITFDTNADLEPAKKITDWTARGQFVYDALTAAAKTSLASISGELDRAGVKYTSYPIANAVVVKGGTEKLALTVAAKTQVAEIHATPQVALVDPVDEKLPADQAARPAAPKAAGEGTTTWGLDAIHAPEAWAMGATGAGITVSNLDSGVQFDHPALVNQYRGSKPDGTVDHNYNWMATRGSCTGTPCDDNGHGTHTMGTMVGDDGTNHVGVAPEAQWIATNGCCDNSGVESLLRSGWWLLAPTDVQGNNPDPSKRPHVINNSWGQTLEHNFDDFFQAIDEAWSAAGIFSVWSSGNTVPYADCDTVSSPGSAESAYSVGAYTEDGTLAPFSRKGEGEGGRVKPEISAPGDGVRSSYPGNTYTEMSGTSMASPHVAGAVAALWSYDPTLIGQVEETRRLLGESAVDVDDTECGGTAEVNNKYGEGRLDLVRLLELAPREGGTLTGVVTANGTPVPAAEVTISGPFSRSIGTDKDGRFTTNLPVGDYQLSTKVFGYLTATANVTISLGQDVSVKLPLTAAAKHDISGRVVDDKKQSVPNADVTITGTPLKPVRTDANGAFTIGGVPEGTYTLGVKPNACFSPTTVPLTVGAQNESREIPVGLVVDEGGYSCAVSEGEYLRGTDPVTITSGVWATVKLPFPVALYNGSHDTLGIGLRGVISPDTSTGPGSGGAGIFPFSVETPVEFAPGGGIFTAATRVNGEDAFVVEYRNAKIWAYPIRSEYTEPVNFSATLTRSGKVIFGYGDGVGTDDPVTGGARAITGIQGWAGVDGIRFSDNAPVLHDGMIVTYDLPDWGYLDATVVDQNDGLPVSGAKVSFADKDGLVESVTTNGTGIVHRQLPVGDYTMTVEAPNYTTAAYPFSLDKLYAKATVDARLTTGVAGLKADGLDAVLGTDQKGVGTLTLTNTGSAPLTYTLGEAARHPELDAADATARTAKGGASTIDLAAWKNGAGGMKPSNVDGKAATVAKAEAQAAAKVGPTSGGDVITRIPIPGTIAEKEPTGIGYDGDVWVHDYNARTNTAYTVTGKPTGKVFDAAWNPGYRAFDMALDTKTGDMCQMEDSPASYIHCFDRTTGKKTREIKGDWSTLPLTGLAYNPAQDVFYVGGRWNGMIGTVAGTSHDNAGALLSFCAPPLPEVMGLAYNQASDTIWYTDLTSNRPTRLLQVDPDDCSLVNAWWFPGQKVGQGGGLETDSTGALWAADQLADDVVLVDVEDDQIIDLPWLSLSSTGGTLAPGQATTVKVSLSSKDAKPGVLGANIVVRSDTGRQSKTYVPVTLTTTKYQVGVNAGGAKFTDGSGFTWSADQAASKTAWGYEGKTKVASTRSGIDRTADDALFQTQRTTADKQLFYRFPDAPKGTYTIDLGFAEIDKAAKGKRVFDVVVDGTLTEYAYDAAAAVGPNAADWRTAVVKHEGGPLTVELRGSKGLKPPTIAALRVTLDPRADIAEPEPQPEQPEPGPVPVAPAGRSYTMKVTEGLYRQGAQESGWHGDDLCGVLWFDTSFLFPFYDTAWDGVCVTTNGALTFDRANTSGGNTALPGPYPIDAIYPFWDDLVVDDEAGIYFGRTEVDGLTAEVIEWRNVAFYNDRTARVSFSVTLIADGRIQIGYGDGVGGDNPLTQGSSATVGVESLTRNPAGQHSVNQAVLKAGLGVEYTLPAAGTIEGTVTDKNDGKPIEGAIVTLKGPNGERVITTDVKGRWKAQALVGENTVEVSAPNYVTASHPVTIAKKDQAEVVDTALTTGIATVTGGQFDWLLDKGQQATADVTVTNTGSAPLEVRLTEQKRTGDGGHEAADLPWLTLTGAAATGPVTLAVGQSTTVTATADNAGVASGVLVGDVLVASNAGKGDAQLKPVRLATSAYWQGVNVGGAGHVGTDGFVWSPDQQLGKGPWGYVGGKTRTTKADIAGTEDDALFRTQRTGETFSYVFKNAPAGTYRIGLDFAEIEKVKVGKRAFDVLADGKVVLYDHDVQAKVGALTADLNTATVEHAGGDLTIELRREKGEGDPILNALKVQQDPRL; encoded by the coding sequence ATGAGACTCAGAACCCTCACCGCCTCGCTGGCCGTAGCGGTCGGCCTCAGCCTGATCCAGCCGTTACCGGCGTCCGCCGCCGAACCCGATCCCGGGGCGGCGGCCAACAAGATCGCCACGAACCTGAAGGACCGGTTCCGCACGGAGCCGGCGTCCGACTTCTGGATCACGTTCGACACCAACGCCGACCTCGAGCCGGCGAAGAAGATCACCGACTGGACCGCTCGCGGCCAGTTCGTCTACGACGCGCTGACCGCGGCGGCGAAGACCTCCCTGGCATCGATCTCCGGCGAACTTGACCGGGCCGGTGTCAAGTACACCTCCTACCCGATCGCCAACGCCGTGGTCGTCAAGGGCGGCACCGAAAAGCTCGCCCTCACCGTGGCCGCGAAGACGCAGGTCGCCGAGATCCACGCGACGCCGCAGGTCGCGCTGGTCGATCCGGTGGACGAGAAGCTCCCCGCTGACCAGGCCGCCCGCCCCGCCGCCCCGAAGGCCGCCGGGGAGGGCACCACCACGTGGGGTCTGGACGCCATCCACGCCCCCGAGGCCTGGGCCATGGGCGCCACCGGTGCGGGCATCACCGTGTCCAACCTCGACTCGGGCGTCCAGTTCGACCACCCCGCCCTGGTGAACCAGTACCGCGGCTCGAAACCCGACGGCACGGTCGACCACAACTACAACTGGATGGCCACCCGGGGCTCGTGCACGGGTACGCCGTGCGACGACAACGGGCACGGCACGCACACCATGGGCACGATGGTCGGCGACGACGGCACCAACCACGTCGGCGTCGCCCCGGAGGCGCAGTGGATCGCGACGAACGGCTGCTGCGACAACAGCGGCGTCGAGTCGCTGCTCCGGTCCGGCTGGTGGCTGCTCGCCCCGACCGACGTTCAGGGGAACAACCCCGACCCGTCCAAGCGCCCCCACGTCATCAACAACTCGTGGGGCCAGACCCTCGAGCACAACTTCGACGACTTCTTCCAGGCCATCGACGAGGCCTGGAGCGCTGCGGGCATCTTCAGCGTCTGGTCGTCGGGCAACACCGTGCCGTACGCGGACTGCGACACCGTCTCGTCGCCGGGCTCCGCCGAGAGCGCCTACTCCGTCGGCGCGTACACGGAGGATGGCACGCTCGCGCCGTTCTCCCGCAAGGGCGAGGGTGAGGGTGGCCGGGTCAAGCCCGAGATCTCCGCGCCGGGTGACGGCGTCCGGTCGTCCTACCCGGGCAACACCTACACCGAGATGTCCGGCACCTCGATGGCGTCCCCGCACGTCGCCGGCGCCGTCGCGGCGCTCTGGAGCTACGATCCGACCCTCATCGGGCAGGTCGAGGAGACCCGCCGGCTGCTCGGCGAGTCCGCCGTCGACGTCGACGACACCGAATGCGGCGGCACCGCCGAGGTCAACAACAAGTACGGCGAGGGCCGGCTCGACCTCGTCCGCCTCCTCGAGCTCGCGCCCCGGGAGGGCGGCACCCTCACCGGTGTCGTCACCGCCAACGGCACCCCGGTCCCTGCGGCCGAGGTCACGATCAGCGGCCCGTTCAGCCGGTCGATCGGCACCGACAAGGACGGCCGGTTCACCACGAACCTCCCGGTCGGTGACTACCAGCTCAGCACCAAGGTCTTCGGCTACCTGACCGCGACCGCCAACGTCACGATCTCCCTCGGCCAGGACGTCTCCGTCAAGCTGCCGCTCACGGCCGCCGCGAAACACGACATCAGCGGCCGGGTCGTGGACGACAAGAAGCAGTCCGTGCCGAACGCCGACGTCACCATCACGGGCACGCCGCTGAAGCCGGTACGCACGGACGCCAACGGCGCGTTCACGATCGGTGGTGTCCCCGAGGGCACGTACACGCTGGGCGTCAAGCCCAACGCCTGCTTTTCGCCGACGACGGTCCCGCTGACCGTCGGCGCGCAGAACGAATCGCGCGAGATCCCGGTCGGGCTCGTCGTCGACGAGGGCGGCTACAGCTGTGCCGTGTCCGAAGGCGAGTACCTGCGCGGCACCGACCCGGTCACCATCACCAGCGGAGTGTGGGCGACGGTGAAGTTGCCGTTCCCAGTCGCGCTCTACAACGGCAGCCACGACACCCTCGGTATCGGCCTGCGCGGCGTGATCTCCCCGGACACCAGCACCGGACCCGGCAGCGGCGGCGCCGGCATCTTCCCGTTCTCCGTCGAGACCCCCGTCGAGTTCGCCCCCGGCGGAGGAATCTTCACGGCCGCCACCAGGGTCAACGGTGAGGACGCGTTCGTCGTCGAGTACCGCAACGCCAAGATCTGGGCTTACCCGATCCGGTCGGAGTACACCGAGCCGGTCAACTTCTCGGCCACGCTCACCCGCTCGGGCAAAGTGATCTTCGGGTACGGCGACGGCGTCGGCACCGACGACCCGGTCACCGGCGGCGCCCGCGCCATCACCGGCATCCAGGGCTGGGCCGGCGTCGACGGCATCCGGTTCTCCGACAACGCCCCGGTGCTGCATGACGGGATGATCGTCACCTACGACCTTCCCGACTGGGGCTACCTCGACGCGACCGTCGTCGACCAGAACGACGGGCTGCCGGTGTCCGGGGCCAAGGTGTCGTTCGCCGACAAGGACGGGCTCGTCGAGAGCGTCACGACCAACGGGACGGGCATCGTGCACCGCCAGCTCCCGGTCGGCGACTACACGATGACCGTCGAGGCGCCGAACTACACGACCGCGGCGTACCCCTTCTCGCTCGACAAGCTGTACGCCAAGGCCACGGTCGACGCGCGGCTGACCACGGGTGTCGCCGGCCTGAAGGCCGACGGCCTCGACGCGGTGCTGGGCACCGACCAGAAGGGCGTCGGCACGCTCACGCTGACCAACACCGGCTCGGCGCCGCTGACGTACACCCTGGGCGAGGCCGCGCGCCACCCCGAGCTTGACGCCGCCGACGCCACCGCGCGCACCGCGAAGGGTGGGGCCAGCACCATCGACCTCGCCGCGTGGAAGAACGGCGCGGGCGGCATGAAGCCGTCGAACGTCGACGGCAAGGCGGCGACGGTGGCCAAGGCGGAGGCACAGGCGGCCGCCAAGGTCGGCCCGACCTCCGGCGGCGACGTCATCACCCGGATCCCCATCCCGGGCACCATCGCGGAGAAGGAGCCCACCGGTATCGGGTACGACGGCGACGTCTGGGTCCACGACTACAACGCGCGGACCAACACCGCCTACACGGTGACGGGCAAGCCGACCGGCAAGGTCTTCGACGCGGCGTGGAACCCGGGCTACCGGGCGTTCGACATGGCGCTCGACACCAAGACCGGTGACATGTGCCAGATGGAGGACAGCCCGGCCAGCTACATCCACTGCTTCGACCGCACCACCGGGAAGAAGACCCGGGAGATCAAGGGTGACTGGTCCACGCTGCCGCTGACCGGTCTGGCCTACAACCCGGCCCAGGACGTGTTCTACGTCGGCGGCCGGTGGAACGGCATGATCGGCACCGTCGCCGGGACGTCGCACGACAACGCGGGTGCGCTGCTGTCCTTCTGCGCCCCGCCGTTGCCCGAGGTGATGGGCCTGGCCTACAACCAGGCGTCCGACACCATCTGGTACACCGACCTCACCTCGAACCGGCCCACCCGCCTGTTGCAGGTCGACCCCGACGACTGCTCGCTGGTGAACGCGTGGTGGTTCCCGGGCCAGAAGGTGGGCCAGGGCGGCGGCCTCGAGACCGACTCGACCGGGGCGCTGTGGGCGGCCGACCAGCTCGCCGACGACGTCGTGCTCGTCGACGTCGAGGACGACCAGATCATCGACCTGCCGTGGCTGTCGCTCTCCTCGACCGGCGGCACCCTCGCCCCGGGCCAGGCGACGACCGTCAAGGTGTCGCTCTCCTCCAAGGACGCCAAGCCCGGGGTCCTCGGCGCGAACATCGTGGTGCGGTCCGACACCGGACGCCAGTCCAAGACCTACGTCCCGGTGACCCTCACGACCACGAAGTACCAGGTCGGCGTCAACGCCGGCGGCGCGAAGTTCACCGACGGCTCCGGCTTCACCTGGTCCGCCGACCAGGCCGCCAGCAAGACGGCGTGGGGCTACGAGGGGAAGACGAAGGTCGCCTCCACCAGGTCCGGGATCGACCGTACCGCGGACGACGCCTTGTTCCAGACGCAGCGCACCACGGCGGACAAGCAGTTGTTCTACCGCTTCCCCGACGCGCCCAAGGGCACCTACACGATCGACCTCGGGTTCGCCGAGATCGACAAGGCGGCCAAGGGCAAGCGGGTGTTCGACGTCGTCGTGGACGGCACGCTGACGGAGTACGCGTACGACGCGGCCGCGGCTGTGGGGCCGAACGCCGCCGACTGGCGTACCGCCGTCGTGAAGCACGAGGGCGGTCCGCTGACCGTGGAACTGCGGGGCTCGAAGGGCCTGAAGCCCCCGACCATCGCCGCCCTGCGGGTGACGCTCGACCCACGCGCCGACATCGCGGAGCCGGAGCCCCAGCCCGAGCAGCCGGAGCCGGGCCCCGTGCCGGTGGCCCCCGCCGGTCGCTCGTACACGATGAAGGTGACCGAGGGGCTCTACCGTCAGGGGGCGCAGGAGTCCGGGTGGCACGGCGACGACCTCTGCGGCGTGCTGTGGTTCGACACCAGCTTCCTGTTCCCGTTCTACGACACGGCCTGGGACGGCGTGTGCGTGACGACGAACGGTGCGCTGACCTTCGACCGCGCCAACACCTCGGGAGGCAACACGGCACTGCCGGGGCCGTACCCGATCGACGCGATCTACCCGTTCTGGGACGACCTCGTCGTCGACGACGAGGCCGGTATCTACTTCGGTAGGACCGAGGTGGACGGGTTGACGGCGGAAGTCATCGAGTGGCGCAACGTCGCCTTCTACAACGACCGGACGGCTCGTGTGAGCTTCTCGGTCACCCTGATCGCCGACGGCCGCATCCAGATCGGGTACGGCGACGGCGTCGGCGGCGACAACCCCCTCACCCAGGGGTCGTCGGCGACGGTCGGTGTGGAGAGCCTGACCCGCAACCCGGCGGGCCAGCACTCCGTCAACCAGGCCGTTCTGAAGGCCGGCCTGGGCGTGGAGTACACCCTCCCGGCCGCAGGCACGATCGAGGGCACGGTCACCGACAAGAACGACGGCAAGCCGATCGAGGGTGCGATCGTCACGCTCAAGGGGCCGAACGGTGAGCGGGTCATCACGACCGACGTGAAGGGCCGGTGGAAGGCTCAGGCGCTGGTCGGCGAGAACACCGTGGAGGTGTCGGCGCCGAACTACGTCACCGCCAGCCACCCCGTCACCATCGCCAAGAAGGACCAGGCCGAGGTGGTCGACACGGCGTTGACCACGGGCATCGCCACCGTCACCGGCGGTCAGTTCGACTGGCTGCTGGACAAGGGGCAGCAGGCGACGGCCGACGTGACGGTGACCAACACCGGCTCCGCTCCGCTCGAGGTGCGGCTCACCGAGCAGAAGCGCACCGGCGACGGCGGGCACGAGGCCGCCGACCTTCCGTGGCTGACCCTCACGGGCGCGGCCGCGACCGGCCCGGTCACGCTGGCGGTCGGCCAGTCCACCACGGTCACGGCGACGGCCGACAACGCCGGCGTCGCGTCCGGCGTGCTCGTCGGGGACGTGCTCGTGGCGTCGAACGCCGGCAAGGGCGATGCCCAGCTCAAGCCGGTACGCCTGGCCACGTCGGCCTACTGGCAGGGCGTCAACGTGGGCGGAGCCGGGCACGTCGGCACCGACGGCTTCGTCTGGTCGCCCGACCAGCAACTCGGCAAGGGGCCGTGGGGCTACGTCGGCGGCAAGACCCGCACCACCAAGGCCGACATCGCTGGCACCGAGGACGACGCGCTGTTCCGCACCCAGCGGACCGGCGAGACGTTCAGCTACGTGTTCAAGAACGCCCCCGCCGGGACGTACCGGATCGGCCTCGACTTCGCCGAGATCGAGAAGGTCAAGGTCGGCAAGCGTGCCTTCGACGTGCTGGCCGACGGCAAGGTCGTGCTCTACGACCACGACGTGCAGGCGAAGGTGGGTGCGCTGACCGCGGACCTGAACACGGCCACCGTTGAGCACGCCGGCGGCGATCTGACGATCGAGCTTCGCCGCGAGAAGGGCGAGGGCGACCCGATCCTCAACGCCCTGAAGGTCCAGCAGGACCCGCGCCTATGA
- a CDS encoding ATP-binding protein — translation MGRDRELAALRGAVARPPAIVLVEGEAGIGKSRLLREWLAAPEQRTALVSVCPPLRESLTLGPVVDAFRGIDRPVSRLRLTALAGALRPLFPEWSSDLPPALPPLDDAKAARHRLFRALDELLRALRVDVLVLEDAHWADEVTLEFLLFVTSRQHSDGPSLVISYRPEEVDVGSLLLRLTSRLPAGVTQLRIALAPMRPDDTAALVSSMLDGNPISQEFTTFLHERTGGVPLALEESVRLMCDRADLVVRDGQWVRLKLRELQVPPTVRDSTRERVGRLSPTAQQVLRAAATLVERSAVATIAMTAGLAPAACRAAIAEAAAAGVLDGDDRGQWRFRHVLAATAVYEAIPLTDRRQFHLLAGRALEAIHPPPVARLAHHFREAGETQSWARYAEQSAELAMASGDHTKAVDLLVDLLSWSALPLADRARVARIAGAAALGRREPVDEVYHRVIRTLRSVLETPGLSARQQAEIRNPLGRLLITGGEAQAALRELEQAVANLDHDPVEAARAMTYLGWAYAGPWPASTHRRWLDRAAELTADFSSPADQLNLAGNRAAALLMLGEEEAWDVVADLPVDGATSAERLDVARIHANVGTGALIWGRYADAEKHLAITLRLAEAEQAARLQHNVRLEQANLAWLTGRWEGLTERSAALADADRDRPAHYLGSIRLAARLAAASGRRRAAEEQFRLVLEESARLGAADDTMEAAAALARLWLTDGNSARALQITNEPMDTVLRKGIWVWATDLVPARIEAYLAAGDRTAATRLGDQFARGLRGRTAPAPRAALTVCRALLLAAAGDHARAATAFDRAARAWSALPRPYDAMLARERQAEALIAHGEVDQGRELLAAQYEHLFRLGARGDADRVAQRLREHGAEVPRLWRGGRRGYGDQLSPRELDVVQLVVAGKTNREISRILAKSPATVDQQLRAAMRKLKVSSRTALAVKAVEAGVFAEEDSRTDPS, via the coding sequence GTGGGACGTGATCGGGAGTTGGCGGCGCTTCGGGGCGCCGTGGCCCGACCACCGGCGATCGTGCTGGTGGAGGGCGAAGCGGGGATCGGAAAGAGCCGACTGCTGCGGGAGTGGTTGGCCGCGCCGGAGCAGCGCACCGCCCTGGTCTCGGTGTGCCCACCGCTTCGCGAGTCGCTGACGTTGGGGCCGGTCGTCGACGCGTTCCGTGGGATCGACCGCCCGGTGTCGCGACTGCGGCTCACCGCGCTCGCGGGGGCGTTACGGCCCCTGTTCCCGGAATGGTCGTCGGACCTGCCGCCCGCGCTGCCGCCGTTGGACGACGCGAAGGCGGCCCGCCATCGCCTGTTCCGCGCCCTGGACGAGCTGCTGCGGGCGCTGCGGGTCGACGTTCTCGTGCTCGAGGACGCGCACTGGGCCGACGAGGTGACCTTGGAGTTCCTGCTGTTCGTCACCTCCCGGCAGCATTCGGACGGGCCCAGCCTGGTGATCTCCTATCGGCCGGAGGAGGTCGACGTCGGGTCGCTGTTGCTGCGGCTGACGTCCCGGTTGCCGGCGGGCGTGACCCAGCTGCGGATCGCGCTGGCACCGATGCGACCCGACGACACGGCCGCGCTGGTCTCCTCGATGCTGGACGGCAACCCGATCTCGCAGGAGTTCACGACGTTCCTGCACGAGCGGACAGGTGGGGTGCCGCTGGCACTGGAGGAGTCGGTTCGCCTCATGTGTGACCGCGCTGACCTCGTCGTCCGCGACGGACAGTGGGTCCGGCTGAAGTTGCGCGAGCTACAGGTGCCGCCAACGGTGCGCGACTCCACCCGGGAGCGGGTGGGCCGCCTGTCGCCGACCGCGCAGCAGGTGTTGCGAGCCGCGGCCACGTTGGTGGAGCGGTCGGCGGTGGCCACGATCGCGATGACCGCCGGGCTGGCACCAGCCGCGTGTCGCGCCGCGATCGCGGAGGCGGCCGCCGCCGGCGTCCTGGACGGAGACGACCGCGGCCAGTGGCGGTTCCGGCATGTGCTGGCCGCCACGGCTGTCTACGAAGCGATCCCGTTGACCGACCGCAGACAGTTCCACCTGCTGGCCGGCCGGGCCCTGGAGGCCATCCATCCGCCGCCTGTCGCACGCCTCGCCCACCACTTCCGGGAGGCCGGCGAGACGCAGTCCTGGGCGCGGTACGCCGAGCAGAGTGCCGAACTGGCCATGGCCTCGGGTGACCACACCAAGGCGGTCGACCTGCTGGTCGATCTACTGTCGTGGTCTGCGCTGCCGCTGGCCGATCGGGCCCGAGTCGCGCGCATCGCCGGAGCAGCCGCACTGGGCCGTCGTGAACCCGTCGACGAGGTCTACCACCGCGTGATCCGTACCCTGCGCTCGGTGCTGGAGACCCCCGGTCTCTCTGCCCGCCAGCAGGCCGAGATCCGCAACCCCCTGGGTCGACTCCTGATCACCGGGGGTGAGGCGCAGGCCGCACTCCGCGAGCTGGAGCAGGCGGTGGCCAACCTCGACCACGACCCGGTCGAGGCGGCGCGGGCGATGACCTATCTCGGCTGGGCCTACGCGGGCCCGTGGCCGGCGTCGACCCATCGGCGTTGGCTGGATCGCGCCGCTGAGCTCACCGCCGATTTCAGTTCTCCCGCCGATCAGCTGAACCTGGCCGGCAACCGTGCCGCCGCATTGCTCATGCTCGGCGAGGAGGAGGCCTGGGACGTCGTCGCGGACCTGCCCGTCGACGGCGCGACCTCGGCGGAGCGTCTCGACGTGGCCCGCATCCACGCGAACGTCGGGACCGGCGCGCTGATCTGGGGCCGGTACGCCGACGCGGAGAAACACCTCGCCATCACCCTGCGTCTCGCCGAGGCCGAGCAGGCGGCCCGGTTGCAGCACAACGTCCGGCTCGAGCAGGCCAACCTGGCTTGGCTCACCGGCCGGTGGGAGGGTCTCACGGAGCGCAGCGCGGCACTCGCCGATGCCGACCGCGACCGGCCGGCGCACTACCTCGGCAGCATTCGCCTCGCGGCCCGGCTGGCCGCCGCGTCCGGACGACGGCGCGCCGCGGAGGAACAGTTCCGGCTGGTCCTCGAGGAGTCGGCCCGTCTCGGCGCCGCCGACGACACCATGGAGGCCGCCGCCGCGCTGGCCAGGCTATGGCTGACGGACGGAAACAGCGCCCGAGCGCTGCAGATCACGAACGAGCCGATGGACACCGTCCTGAGAAAGGGCATCTGGGTCTGGGCGACGGATCTCGTCCCCGCAAGGATCGAGGCGTACCTCGCCGCCGGCGACCGCACGGCCGCGACACGCCTGGGCGACCAGTTCGCCCGAGGACTGCGTGGCCGTACGGCGCCTGCGCCGCGCGCCGCCCTCACCGTGTGCCGCGCCCTGCTGCTCGCCGCGGCCGGCGACCACGCCCGGGCGGCGACGGCATTCGATCGGGCGGCGCGCGCCTGGAGCGCCTTGCCGCGCCCCTACGACGCGATGCTCGCCCGCGAGCGTCAAGCCGAGGCGCTCATCGCGCACGGCGAGGTCGACCAGGGCCGAGAGTTGCTGGCCGCACAGTACGAGCACCTGTTCCGGCTTGGCGCCCGCGGCGACGCCGACCGGGTCGCCCAGCGGCTTCGCGAACACGGCGCAGAGGTGCCGCGACTGTGGCGCGGCGGCCGACGGGGGTACGGCGACCAGCTCTCACCTCGCGAGCTCGACGTGGTCCAACTGGTCGTCGCCGGCAAGACGAACCGGGAGATCAGTCGGATCCTGGCCAAGTCGCCGGCGACGGTGGATCAGCAGCTACGTGCGGCGATGCGCAAGCTGAAGGTGAGTTCGCGGACCGCGCTCGCGGTCAAGGCAGTTGAGGCCGGTGTGTTCGCGGAAGAGGACTCCCGCACCGACCCGTCGTGA